The following DNA comes from Marinobacter adhaerens HP15.
CGCCTGTTGTGTCACCGATGCGCTGCATGGCCTTAGCCTTCATTTGTCCGGCCTTAGCTTTAGCTACTGCACCAGTTCCTTTTGCCAGGTTCGCGCCGGTATCCGCTGCGACTCGGCCAGCCTTTGCAGCTCCAGCCATAAAGCCGCCAGTGGCCGCCGCTGTTGCTGCTTGAGCGCCGGACGAGCTACCGCCCTGCCCTTCGCTTGAACCTTGGTCGTCTGATGTTCCAGCGTCTGCGCTGGCTGTTTCGGTGCTTCCCTGGTCACTACTGCCGGAAGATTCACCGCCACCGGATGACTCGCCCCCGCTGGCTTGAGCGCCGCCAGAAGATTCACCGCCACCAAAACCCGCCGCTTGAGCGAATGGGGTATCACCTGTGCTTTCTTCGGATGGCATTTCACCGCCGCCACCGCCACCGCCACCACCGTCACCGCCGCCGCCAGAGAATGCGGACATAATGTCGCTACCGTTTGCCACGTTTTCGTTAGCTTTATTGAATGCGGCCATGAGAGCTTGCGCCCCGCCTGCCATGTTTGACGCCCCTGCTGCCATAGCAGCGCCGCCAGTGGCCGCCGCCGCTGCTGCCATGCCAGCCGCCCCAAGCGCAGCGCCTGCGCCGAATGAGCCAATGCCTGCACCGCCAACACTTGCGCCGGTAATCACGCCCGCGAGCATTTGAGGAACTTTGGTCACTAGAACGAGAAGGATCACCGCGACAATGAGCATGACGCCCATTTCTTTCAGGCTGATTCCCTCGCTCATGGAGTTGTAATAGTCATCCAGGAAGGTTTTGCCGATGCCAATTAACAGCACCATTGCCATAAGCTGGGCGGCAACACCGAGCACGGTTTTGTAGTAGTTAATCGCCATGTCTGAGGTCCAACGCGAGCCACCAAAGCCCAGGAAGAACACCCCGCCGTAAGCAAGTACCCAACCAGCGGCGAGCAACAACAGCATGTTGATACCGATTAACGCCAGGATGACGAGAATAATCAGAGCCATGAGAATGCCGGCGAATGAATCAACTGGCGACCAGACCGAGGATTGATCCAGTACGCGGTCGAAGATTTCAAAACCCACGTCAACCACGCCAGACGGAGATAGGCCGGAACCTAGCCCCGTAGCGTTACCGGCAATCTGGCGCAATGAGTCGTAAATAGACGATGCGAAGTTGGGGCCGTTGATCAGTAGCCACCAAAAGAACCCGGTAAAAATAGTGAAACGGACGAACTCGGCAAAGAACTCGCCAATGTCTGCCTTGCGCAGTGCCATCATGCCGAACGTCCAAACCATCGAGATAACAACGAGGGTCCAAAACAACCAGGTTGCGGCATCGGTAATTACACCGGCCCAAGAGGCCGCTGCTGCCGAATAGCGGGCCAGGACGTTATCCAGGACGCCGGAGTTGTCGATTGCGGCATGAGCCGGAGCCGCAACAAAAAACGCCAGCCAGACGATTAACGG
Coding sequences within:
- the trbL gene encoding P-type conjugative transfer protein TrbL; the protein is MKLPANLKSAMPLIVWLAFFVAAPAHAAIDNSGVLDNVLARYSAAAASWAGVITDAATWLFWTLVVISMVWTFGMMALRKADIGEFFAEFVRFTIFTGFFWWLLINGPNFASSIYDSLRQIAGNATGLGSGLSPSGVVDVGFEIFDRVLDQSSVWSPVDSFAGILMALIILVILALIGINMLLLLAAGWVLAYGGVFFLGFGGSRWTSDMAINYYKTVLGVAAQLMAMVLLIGIGKTFLDDYYNSMSEGISLKEMGVMLIVAVILLVLVTKVPQMLAGVITGASVGGAGIGSFGAGAALGAAGMAAAAAATGGAAMAAGASNMAGGAQALMAAFNKANENVANGSDIMSAFSGGGGDGGGGGGGGGEMPSEESTGDTPFAQAAGFGGGESSGGAQASGGESSGGGESSGSSDQGSTETASADAGTSDDQGSSEGQGGSSSGAQAATAAATGGFMAGAAKAGRVAADTGANLAKGTGAVAKAKAGQMKAKAMQRIGDTTGGKIAAAIKGQGEAPGQGGGETGNAGDSGSSDSGASDSSPSFDSDSLSGGNGGGWVNQSGGFDALSSEDQDKARQSHAEWQARDPEKHTFDVGDYVSYAQERQQERNEEVASFVNKGRSA